The sequence ATCGATGCGGCTAACGTTCTAAAGCCCGCTTTGGCACGTGGCGAAATCCAGTGCATCGGAGCGACAACGTTGGACGAGTACCGCAAGTACATCGAAAAGGACAACGCCCTGGCTCGTCGATTCCAAGAAATCATCGTCGAACCGACTGGCAAAGAAGAGACCGTCGAAATCCTCAAAGGCCTTCGCGAGCGTTACGAAGAGCACCACCGTGTGCAAATCACCGATGACGCGGTCGCTTCGGCCGTCGAAATGAGCGAGCGTTACATCACCGCCCGCTGTCTTCCCGACAAGGCCATCGACGTGATCGACGAAGCCGGTGCACGGGTCCGACTCCGCACCATGACTCGTCCACCAGATCTGAAAGAGATCGACGAAGAAGTCGAAAAGCTGAACAAGGAAAAGGAAGACGCGGTCGCCAATCAAGACTTTGAAAAGGCTGCCAATCTCCGTGATCAGGCCGAAAAACTTCGCAAGAAGAAAGACCAGATCACCCAAGATTGGCGTGAGAAAAGTCAGCAAACCGACGGCGTCGTCGACGAAGAGGTTATCGCGGAAGTCGTCAGTAAGATGACCGGCATTCCGTTGACTCGCCTGTCGACCGAAGACAGCTTGCGACTGATGAAGATGGAAGAAGAACTGCACAAGCGAGTCGTCAGCCAAGACTTGGCTGTGTCGGCTGTTGCCAAAGCAGTTCGCCGTAGCCGCAGTGGATTGAAAGACCCACGTCGTCCTACCGGCTCATTCATCTTCGCCGGTCCGACAGGTGTCGGTAAAACGTTGCTTGCCAAAGCTCTCGCGGAGTACATGTTCGGCGATAGCGATGCCCTCGTTCATATCGACATGAGCGAGTACATGGAAAAACACAACGTCAGCCGTCTGATCGGTGCGCCTCCCGGATTCGTTGGATACGAAGAAGGCGGCCAATTGACCGAAAAGATCCGCCGTCGCCCCTATGCGGTTGTCTTGTTCGACGAAATCGAAAAGGCACACCCCGACGTGTTCAACATGCTGCTGCAGGTGATGGAAGAAGGTCGCTTGACCGATTCGTTCGGTCGCAATGTCGACTTCCGAAACACGATCTTGATCATGACCACCAACGCCGGTGCGGAAGCGATCAAGAACGAGGGTGGCTTCGGATTCCAGAAAGCGGACAGCGATGCCAGCTACGAATCGATGAAGAAACGCGTGATGGAACAGATCGAGCGTGTCTTCCGCCCTGAATTCCTGAACCGTTTGGACGACACCATCATCTTCCGTCACCTCACCCGTAACGACTTGAAGATGGTTATCGACTTCGAACTTTCGAAGGTCCGTGAACGACTGCTCGAACGCGGCTTGGCTTTGGAACTCGAAGACGCCGCCAAGGAATTCTTGATGCGTCAAGGGACCAACTTGGATTACGGTGCACGTCCGCTTCGCCGAGCAATCGAGCAACGCGTTGAGGATCCGCTTAGTGAAGAACTGCTACGCGGAACCTTCGAAGGCAAGGACACCATCGTCGTCAAGGGAATCCTGGAAAACTCCGATGGTGACGCGGTCAAGCAAGATGATGTCACGATCACCGATGAAGGAAAGATGATCGACCCCGATGGCAAGCGAGTCAAAGCGGTCCGACTGGAATTCCAAGGTGAGTCGCGCGGCATCGCGGACGCGAAAGAGGAACCCGTCAGCGCTGGTGTTAGCGAAGGCGATAAATCGGAAGGCGACTCGGACAACTAGTCTGAATCACTAGCGTCAATTGAATTACGGAAAGGGCTCGCTAATCAGCGAGCCCTTTTTTTATTGCGATCGCAGTTTGCTCGCTTCGCCGTGGTCAGCGAAATCACCTCGACAGGTTCAGCCCAAAAGATATGCGTAAAGCCCGACCAAGGTCTTGGCATCACGAATCTTCCCATCCTTGATCAGACTAGGGATCTCTTCTTTCGCGACGATCCGATTGACAATCGATTCGGTCGCTTCGCGCTGAGCCTCGCCCTCGACCAATTCGCTGGCACGATAGAGAAACATCAATTCGTCGCTGATGCCTGGTGCCGAGTAAAACTCCAACATCAGGTCCAGCTTACCCGCGGTATAGCCGGTTTCCTCGATCAACTCGCGTCCCGCCGTGATGATCGCTTCCTCACCGGGTTCGCGAGTTCCGGCGGGAAGCTCCAATAGCGTCTCACCGACAGTTGGACGTGTATTGTCGATCATCACCACGCTTCCGTCGCCCAAGACTGGCAACAAAACGACCGCCCCGGGGTGACGAACAACTTCACGCTGGTACAACTTTCCGTCATCGCCCTGTAGCATCAGACGTTCGACGTTGAACCTTGCCCCTTTCAACAACGTCGGATCATCAGACTCGTTCGGTAGATTCATAGACAGTCCCGCAGGTTAGAGTCGCCGTTTCGTGTGCTCAATTGCTTCCACAGTTCATCAAAAGCATGTTCGGATTTCTAAATTGCAACAAGCCCGCTGGATTCTCTTCTCGTGACTTGGTGAATGTTGTCCAGGGCCGATTGAAAGGTCGAAAACTAAAGATCGGACATTGTGGGACCCTGGACCCGCTCGCTGACGGCGTTCTTGTCGTTGCGGTCGGTCCCGCGTCGCGGTTGGTTCCGTTCGTACACGAAACCAGCAAAGCCTATCACGGCACATTTCGGCTCGCGGCGGAATCACCGACCGGTGATATCGAAGTGGAACCGACAATTTTCTCCGACCATCCGGTTCCGACGATCGAACAAATCCGTACCGCGTGCCGTGATCTGACAGGAACGATCAAGCAGACCCCTCCTGCATACTCGGCAATTAAGATCGACGGACGCCGCGCGTACGACTTGGCCCGTCAAGGCCGCGATGTCGAAATGCCAACCCGATCTGTCGTCATCCATTCGATCGACGTTATTCGCTACGACTATCCAGAACTGGAACTTTCGATCGCCTGCTCAACCGGAACCTACATCCGCACGCTTGGTATCGATTTGGCCAAGTCCCTTGGAACCATGGCGGTGATGTCTGCGCTACGCAGAACTCGAGTTGGCGAGTTTGAACTGAAAGACTCGATCGAGATCGCTCAACTGCGTGATCAACCGATTGACACCTTTCTGCAACCGGCAGTTCGTGGCGTTTCGCACCTTCCACAGATGATTGTTGATCCCGAGCAATGTCAACGGTTGATCAATGGACTGTCGTTAGAAGATCGACAAGCTCAGCTCCCGACAGATCCGGTTCCCGAGCATGCCGCCGCAGTTCGCGAGGATGGAATCCTTCAAGCGATCATCGCTCCGAAGCGGGGCGTCTGGATTCCGAAACGCGTATTTAAACCGTCGTTGGGTTGATACATATCGAGGGATTGCGGGTGGATGAATCGCCCAAAACTCGTCGCGAGGCTCTGCCTTGCGACGCACTGAATGGCAGCCTCCGGCTGCCGCAAACCGCAACCCAAACCACTCAACCGCGGCTAACGCCTTCGCGGTTCAATGGACCAAATAAACTGAGCCGTTATCGCGCTAGCGACGGTTTCTTGGGTGTGATGGCAATGACTCACTCAACCGCGGCTAATAGGGACCGACAAACTGAGCCGTTAACGCGCTAGCGACGGTTAAATGTGTCTCCAAAACTCGTCGCGAGGCTCCGCCTTGCGACGCACTGAATGGCAGCCTCCGGCTGCCGCAAACCGCAACCAAACCACTTAACCGCGGCTAGCGCCTTCGCGGCTCAATGGACCAACAAACTGAGCCGTTATCGCGCTAGCGACGGTTAAATGTGTCTCCAGAACTCGTCGCGAGGCTCCGCCTTGCGACGCACTGAATGGCAGCCTCCGGCTGCCGCAAACCGCAACCAAACCACTTAACCGCGGCTAGCGCCTTCGCGGCTCAATGGACCAAACAAACTGAGCCGTTATCGCGCTAGCGACGGTTTCTTAGATGTGATGACAATGACTCACTCAACCGCGGCTAATAGGGACCAACAAACTCACCTGCGTTCTCGCTCGCGACGTTTAAATGTTCTTCGGACTCACATGGCGGGCAGAGCCCGCGAGAAAGCGCATTCGAGGCGGGAGCCTCGCACGAGCGATGTGTTTATCAGCTTCGACGCGGCACAATCCCCATACACCAGCTACGCGACAACAGCCGCACTTGCGTCTTCGATGTAACTGCGTTGCCAACGATTGATTGTCTGTGAATCTTCCGTCCCACGATGAATCAACACTCGATATCGCAATCGGGTCGGCTGAGTATCAGACAACTCGACAGGATGCTGACCTGGCCAGACAGGATTCTGCATGCTGCGTTTAGATCTCAAAATCCACGGCTGCGGATAACCCACCGAAACGGGATGCGTTAGGACGGTGATACTACTTTGCTTTGCCGAATTGAAACTCCCTCGCATCGTCATCCATGGAGATGCCGCAACGGTTGCGTACGCAGGAACCTCTGGCCCGTTCTGACTGGCAAACCGGAGGTCATCTGGCATTTTGACGCGAAGAGAAAAGCCACCATAGCCTTTATCGTCATTCGAGCCACCGATTCGGGTACCTGCACTCGTCGCTTTCAGCTGCACATCAAAATCGATCTGTCGAAGATTCTCTTGGTCTGGAAAGAACGTCAACGCGGTTTCTTCCACCACGACTGGCTGCTCCCCTTTTTTAAAGTCGGGTGAGGTCCAATGCACCAATAGGTTTAGACCGGCCGCGTTGTTGCTGCGGTCTACCGATTCGCATTCTTTGACATCCCAGTTGAAACGCTCAATCATCCATCCGTCGCCAATTGGATGGCCATGAACAGTCAGCTGATGCCACGCCCAAAATAGCCCTCGGTGGTGCAAGTGATCTTTAGGAAAATCCTCGGTCAACTCATCGCCATCCAAGTCATAAACCGGATGCAAGTAATGCGCACAAGCATGCTTTCCGTCGCGTTGATTTAACGCTCGCTGGTAAAAACAAATCCTGGTGTCATTGGCCGAAACCCAAACACCGTCTTCGTTCGCTTGCAGACTGATCGCATCTTGTGACATCTGATCCTCTCTTCGTACGTAACCGCCCCTTTTCTCAATCGATGTTGTCTCGAACTTGCGGAAGGACCGTCTTCGACGAAAACGCGGGATTGAGAAGCAAACCATCGGCAATTCGCGATGGTCGCGTTCGCTAAATATAGTCACTCACCAGCCACCGATGCTTTGCGCTGCAGGGAAAGCACCGGCAGCGACATGACAAAGCATACTTTTCTTGACCCAAGATCAGAAAACGCCATCGAGATCGAACACGAAGGCGTTTTTGATAAAGCGAGATTCAAAAGACGGGCGATAGAGGGCTGCTAAACATCGCCCGTTTTCATGCCCAGCTGTTTCATCTTTCGATAAAGATTGGATCGGTGCAGATCCATTCGCTCGGCGGCCTCAGTCATATTCCCGTTGCATCGATCGATCGATGACAGGATGTGATTGATTTGGAACAATCGCGTCGCCTCGGCCAACGAATCTGCATCAACCGCAACATGAGAAACAGCGTTCCCGCCGGACGGTTGCCCTGACAAAGAACGAATTTCCAGATCAACAGCTTGGACGATATCGCCGGACGTCAAGTAACAAACACGTTCAATCGTGTTCCGTAATTCGCGAACATTGCCGGGCCACGGGTGCGACAACAAAGCAGCCTTTGCCGATTCAGACAAGGTCGGAACCTTGCGTCCGATTTCATAGCAGAAGTGCTGCATAAAGTGCTCCGCCAACAGCAAGATGTCATCGCCTCGTTTTGCCAAATCTGGCAAAACAAGCGACACAACATTCAAGCGGAAGAACAAATCTTCCCGGAAACGTTTCTCGGCGATCAGTTGTTCCAACGGTTGGTTCGTCGCTGCGATGACACGCACATCGACCGGGATTGGGACGCTTCCGCCAACACGGACGACCTCACGCTGCTCGAGAACGCGAAGCAGTTTGGCTTGCCCGCCAGGGCTCATATCCCCGACTTCATCGAGAAACAACGTTCCTCCGCTTGCCAATTCGAACTTGCCGACACGGGTCGAGTTCGCGTCGGTAAAGGCACCTTTCTCGTGGCCAAACAATTCGCTTTCGAGTAACGATTCGACCAATGCGGCGCAGTTCACCGCGACGAATGGCTCTCCGCGACGTTCACTTTCATAGTGGATGTGCCTCGCGACGACCTCCTTGCCGGTACCATTACTGCCAAGGATCATGACGGTCAGGTCTGTGCCTGCAACCCGAGTCCCTGACTGCCGAATCGCAACGATATCTGGATGTTCGCCGATAAGCGGACTGCTGCTGGCGGCATCACGAACCAGGCGGTCCCTGGACGCGGTCAATCGCTTCTGCACTCGCAACGCTTCGATCGCACCGGCCGCATGAAGGGCCAAGTCGTTGAGCAACGAGACATGGGAATCGGCAAACGCGTTGTCGCGATGATTGATCGCTTCGAACACGCCGATCGTTTCGCCACGCTGTCCGATCAATGGCACTGCGACCAATGATGTGGTCTGGAAATCCAGTGACTGATCGACTGAACGGTTCACCCGTGATTCATCGTCATCGCCACCATTCCAAATTTGGGGTTCACCGGTTGCCAGCACTTCACCAACGATGCCAGCGTCATCGGAAATGACCAATGGGTCGTCGATTCCGATAGATGGTTTTCCAACCAATTTTTTACGTCGCTTGTCCCATAGAAAAATGCTTACCCGTTGGCAATCGAGCAACTTGATTGCGGTGTCAGCGATTTCATTGAGCAACGAGTCTTCATCACTGGAGGGCTGCAATTGATTTCGCTGCCAGCGCGAGGCTGCACGCAAAACTTGGCTGAGCTGCTCAATCCGAAGACGCTGACGCTCGCCCTGTTCGGCGAGAACGGCGTGCGAGAGAAAAACTTTCGAGACGCGCAGTAAACGATTTTGGTCGACCTGCCCTCGATCAAAATCTGCTTTGGGCAGGTTGATTACCAAGCAAGACAGCGGTGATTTGGTGCTTTGCTGCGTGGTGCCATTGGAGATGGCGGGGATCACAAACCAGCCTTCATTGACCACAGGTGCACCGTTGTCGATAGCACTGGCGATCAAGTCGACTGGCAAAGATGGCGGGTTTGCGCGATCTGGGCGGTAGGCGTCATGATTCGATCGGGAATCATATTGGTTGGATGCTGTGGCACCTGACCAAGCGTCAACTTTCCATCCCCCCTGTCGCTGGGTGACGATAGCGGCGCCATCGAGACTGAGTGCACGGACAAATTCTGGTAGTGATCGCTTCAGAAACGCGGTTCGTCCACGAACCTGGGTCACTGATTCGGTCAGCTCACGAAAAAACGCGTAGGAGTCCACGGGGCTGGAAAATTCACGGGTGCGGGTTGTAGTCACTGGATTAGTCATTTCTGGCTCGTCGCCGGCTTCCTTGATTCGACAGATTTGACACACGAGAGGCGCGGTCGCGGAATTGAAAAGGCTCCTACTCTTTCCGGCAAAGACGCCAAATAGACGACATCACCATGTTCACGTTATCTTGTGCAGGCCCCGTTCGGTGGCGTTTAATCAGCACAGATGAATTACTTTTTCAGTAGGACAATAAATCGAGATGCAATTTCAGGGAAAAAAGGGGCTGATTTTAGGAGTCGCCAACGAGAATTCGATCGCTTGGGCCATTGCTCAGGAAATCATGAATGCGGGTGGAGTTTGCGGGTTTACGCACCTCCCAGACCGCCCCGATGATGAGCGTAAACGGAACCGCCGTCGGGTGTCTCAGCTAACCGACAAACATGAAAACGCGGCCTTTCTGCTACCAATGGACGCGCAAAAGGACGAAGACATCCGCAGCGTTTTTGATGCGACGGCAGAAAAGTTCGGAAAAATTGATTTCCTGCTGCACTCGATGGCGTTCGCCGACCGTGATGACCTGGCCAAAGACACGATCTACACCAGCCGAGCGGGCTTTGCCCTGGCAATGGACGTCAGTGTTTACACCCTGTTGGCGTGCTGTGCTGCGGCAAAACCGATCATGAATCCAGGCGGGGCGATCGCCACCATGACCTATTTCGGCGGCGAAAAATGCGTGCCCGGATATAACGTCATGGGGGTTTGCAAAGCCGCCCTAGAAGCCGCTATGCGATACGCGGCGTACGACCTGGGCCCCAGCGACATTCGTGTCAACGCGTTGTCCGCAGGTCCCGTCCGAACCCTGGCCGGTCGTGCCGCCGGTGTCGAAGAGATGCTGAAACTCTACGGCCGTATGGCACCGCTTGGACGCAATATCACCCACGAAGAAGTCGGCCGAACCGGAGCGTTCTTGCTTAGCGACCTAAGCAACGGGATCACCGGCGAAGTTCTTCACATCGATGGTGGTTACAACGCGATGGGCAGCCCCGGACGACTTCTCGAAGACGTCAAATAAGTCGGCTGAAAATCCCGAGACGTGCTGGTCTGGCTGCTACAGTCCTTCAAACACTGATGACTGCAGCAAAGCTGGACCGACAATCTTCGCGTGAAACGCCATATTCAAGCTGCCACGTCCATTGCGGACTGGCAGCTTATGGGCTGACAACGTACTGCGCGGAAGGGAATCGCATGGCATCCAAAACACTCGCCTTGCCAGCGTTAGCCAGCAAGGTATCTGATGTCAGCACAACGACACCTTCGCGCTAATTGCCGAGAACTCATTCGCGAATACCTTGTCGCTCAGCAACATTTCAGCTCCGCGTGAAATCAATCGTTTGCTGAGCCGGACAATCAATTCTCCTTCATCCCCCAAAGACCGAAAGAACGACCATGGTACGTACCGCAAGCACAATGTTGCCTTTGGGCACCAAGGCTCCCGAGTTCTCGCTACCAGAATGCGACGGGGGCACCGTTAGCTTGGCAGATTTCCAAGGCAAAAAGGCCTTGTTGGTGATGTTCGTTTGCAACCATTGCCCCTACGTAAAACATGTCGCTGACCAGCTGAAATCACTGTCTGACGACTACTTGGCCAAAGACGTCGCAGTCGTCGCGATCAGCAGCAACGATGCAGATGCCTATCCGGATGATTCGCCAGAAAAGATGAGCGAAGAAAAGAAGACTCGAGGCTACGTGTTTCCGTATTTGTATGACGGCGATCAGAAAGTCGCCCAAGCCTACGCCGCTGCCTGCACACCGGATTTCTTCTTGTTCGACTCCGAACAGAAACTGGCCTACCGCGGACAATTGGATTCATCTCGTCCAAAGACGGATATTCCTGTCACGGGCGAAGATTTGCGTGCGGCGATCGACGCGGTTTTGGCAGGTGAAAAACCGACCGACCAACAACGTCCATCGTTGGGATGCAACATCAAGTGGAAAGAGGGCAACGAACCCGCATACTTCAACTCTGCTGGCGTTAGCTGAGTGCTCTCCTACCTTCAATCGCTAACGCTTCGACTCGCCGCCGGTGCATCGCAGCTCGATCCGGCAATCAGGGATCACCACGCCCAATGGCTGATCAGCCAACAGCGTGATGACGGCGGGTTCGCCGGACGCGAAGGCGAAAGCGATCCGTACTACACCGCGTTTGCTTTGCGAGCGTTGTGGATCGTTGATGCGTTGTCCGAACCGATAGGCCACCGGGCAGCACTATTCCTGCGGTCACGGCTGAATCGGCGAGAAAGCGTTGTGGACCTGATCTCGCTAATCTTCGCTGCTGCCATTTGCGAGATGTCCGTTGGGGCGCAGGTCTTGCAAGATGACGATGCGACCTGGGCCGACAATGTTGCAGGACTACTGGAATCGCTGCGGACCGACGATGGAGGGTTTGCCAAATCGCCCGAAGGACGCGCCGGCAGCACCTACCAAACGTTCCTGTCCGTTCTTTGCCTGGAACTGATGGGACGGCAACCGATCGCTCCCGAATCCATACGCGCTTTCATCGATTCGCAAGCCCACCAGGATGGTGGATATCTGGAGATCCGCGCGGCGAAGCGGCCTGGTGTGAACCCAACCGCGGCAGCGATCGGCACGCTAAAGACACTGGACCAGTTGGGATCCGTTGACACCAAAGCCACAGCAGAATTTTTAGCGGACATGCAATCCGACGAAGGTGGCTTTACGGCGAACACGCGCATTCCGTTTGCGGACCTTCTTAGCAGTTGCACTGCAATGATCACGTTGGAAGACCTAGACGCCATCGACATGATCGATCGAAATGCGGTTCGGCGTTATGCACAGTCGATGCAAATGCCATCAGGAGGCTTCGTCGGTTTCCAACTCGATCAAACCGCGGACGTGGAATACACGTTCTATGGCCTCGCAGCTTTAGCAATGTGCGAATCCGTTTAGTCGCGACTCGAACTAGGCGAACGCAGTGCAAAACGCATACAATGAAACGCACACAATGCGATTGAGCCAATCAGTTTGTGACAGAGTTCACCCAATCGTTGTCGAACCGACATCACGCACCTTTCCAATACCGCGTCACCTGCGCTGTTTGACAGCCAACAGCGAAACGCATGTGCTTGATACAGGAAACTTTTGGCAGCAAGTTGAGAAAGTTCAACCGATCACAAATTGCTGCTTGGCATTTCACCGCTTTTCGACATACCGACAGTTTTAATTCATGGGCGAGTCAGCAACCGCGATCATGGAGAGTCACAGGACATTGACCGCCTCAACGAACCAGCCAAACGTTGACCGCCACACTTCTGATAGCGGTGCCGGACTGGCAACGAAAGTCATCCTGGTGGGCCTTGTCGTCTTTCTTCTATTCGGCGTAGGTGTCTTCGTCCAAGTCATGCTGCGACGCGGACCGGTCACCGACCAGTCGCCTTCGAGCGTTCCGATTCCTGAACGTTATGACTCGGACCGTGCGATGGGATATCTCACGAAGCTTTGCGAATTCGGGCCGCGTCCGTCTGGTAGCGAAGCGATGGAGCGACAGCAGCGGTACTTAGAAAGCTTTTTCTTGGAACGCGGCGCCAAAGTTACTCGTCAAGAGTTTGAAACGCGCAACCCCAACGACGGGAGTGCGTTAACGATGACCAACTTGATCGCATCATGGCATCCCGAACGTCCGATCCGTTTCCTGTTTTGTGCACACTATGACACCCGCCCATTCCCGGATCGCGATCGGCAAAACCGCAAAGGCACATTCATCGGTGCCAATGACGGTGCCAGCGGTACGGCTGGGCTAATGGAACTGTCCAATCAACTCGATGACCTTCCTGATGACATCGGTGTCGACTTGGTCATGTTTGACGGTGAAGAGTTCGTGTTCGCGGAAAACCGAGATCGTTATTTCCTCGGTTCGACTTATTACGCACAAACCTATCAAGACAGCCCACCGGAAGTTCCGTTCCGATCCGGCGTGTTGTTCGACATGATCGGCGACAAAGAACTGAAGCTTTACTACGAACTGAACAGCATTCGGTTTGCCAAACCGGTGGCGCAATCATTTTGGCAAGTCGCACGTCGTCTCCGCGTCGATGCCTTTGTTCCCAAAGCACGCCACGACCTTCGTGATGATCACCTACCGTTGAATCGTATCGGAAAAATTCCGACGATCGATGTGATTGACTTTGACTACCCACGACCGGGGATCGGCAGTCCTTCGTATTGGCACACGCAACAAGACGTCCCGGATAACTGCAGCGGCGAATCGATCGCTGCCGTTGTTTGGGTTGCACACGAGTGGATCATGCAACAAAGCCGTTCCGCAAAGCAACCAAACCGCTAGGAGAGAACCATGTTTGCAGGCGGGCTTCTGCTCGGCGGTACGCTGCTGTTCTTTGCCGGATGGCTGCAATGGACAGAGCATCAAGGGTGGCCATACGACAGCTTTGATGCCAACGCCGATGATGATGTTGCCTACCTCAGCCAGCGAAAACGCTCGCGCTCGAAAGTTAACTTTCTGATCGGAACCTGCGGCTTGTTGGTTTTGCTTGCCACCGTGTCAAACGATCGGTTGGTGTTTGTCGCCGCATGGACCGCGGTCACATTTATTTTGATGGTGATCATTGTCCTAGCGATGCTAGATGCCTTTCGAACGCATCGGCATCACCAAGATAAAATGCGCCGCATCCGAGAGCGGGCATTGAAGGATTCGTCAAGCTAGTCACCGCCTGTGAACTTTTTAAACGGCACACTGCTAATTGCCATCGCTGCGGTAGGAATCCCAATCGCACTGCATCTGATCGCGCGAAAGGAACCTCGCAAAGTCCTATTCCCTTCGGTTCGACTGCTGTCGCAGCGGTTTGAATCCAATCGCAGCAAGATGCGAGTCCGGCGTCTCTGGCTACTAGCCCTGCGCATCGCGGCGATCGCTGCTGTGGCATTGGCTCTTGCCCGCCCCGTTTCAAGCGTCGGCCTTAGCAGCACTTGGCTGACCATTGGAATCCTGGGATTCGTCGGGATCGTACTACTGCTGATGGCTTCCGTCGCAGCGACAAAGTCAGATCGTAAACCGCTGATCTGGTCTTTG comes from Stieleria sp. JC731 and encodes:
- a CDS encoding M28 family peptidase encodes the protein MGESATAIMESHRTLTASTNQPNVDRHTSDSGAGLATKVILVGLVVFLLFGVGVFVQVMLRRGPVTDQSPSSVPIPERYDSDRAMGYLTKLCEFGPRPSGSEAMERQQRYLESFFLERGAKVTRQEFETRNPNDGSALTMTNLIASWHPERPIRFLFCAHYDTRPFPDRDRQNRKGTFIGANDGASGTAGLMELSNQLDDLPDDIGVDLVMFDGEEFVFAENRDRYFLGSTYYAQTYQDSPPEVPFRSGVLFDMIGDKELKLYYELNSIRFAKPVAQSFWQVARRLRVDAFVPKARHDLRDDHLPLNRIGKIPTIDVIDFDYPRPGIGSPSYWHTQQDVPDNCSGESIAAVVWVAHEWIMQQSRSAKQPNR